The following coding sequences are from one uncultured Cohaesibacter sp. window:
- a CDS encoding glutamate--cysteine ligase: MAISQSKAETLTLNDRKSLIEAISSGEKPKEKWRIGSEHEKFTFYKDSYAPVPYEGDRGIERLLLGMEGLLGWKRVEDEGKIIGLVDPIEGGAISLEPGGQFELSGAPLDNLHQTCREVHSHLAQLREVADPLGIGFLGLGVSPKWHLDDVPVMPKSRYGIMMNYMPKVGSRGLDMMFRSCTVQVNLDFSSEADMVQKMRVGLALQPIATALFANSPFVDGHKNGYQSMRGAIWHDTDKDRTGMLPFVFEEGFGYEQYVDWVLDVPMYFIIRDHKYYDMTGLTFREYLTGKRKEGMPDTEPTLQDWEDHLTTVFPEVRLKRYIEMRGADGGPWRRICALPALWTGLLYHQPSLDAAWDLVKDWTAEERDALRIAVATQGLKTPIRNTTVLEIAKKVVTIARQGLAARERFNGAGFDETQYLSALEETVTLGLTPADQLLMRFNNEWGGNINRVFEDFAY, encoded by the coding sequence ATGGCCATTTCCCAATCAAAAGCTGAAACCCTGACCCTAAACGATCGAAAGTCTCTGATCGAAGCGATTTCGTCGGGGGAGAAGCCAAAGGAAAAATGGCGCATCGGTTCCGAGCACGAGAAATTCACCTTCTACAAAGACAGCTATGCTCCCGTTCCTTATGAAGGGGATCGCGGTATCGAGCGGCTGTTGCTTGGCATGGAGGGCCTTCTTGGCTGGAAGCGCGTTGAAGACGAAGGCAAGATCATCGGACTTGTTGACCCAATCGAAGGGGGGGCGATTTCGCTCGAACCGGGTGGTCAGTTCGAGCTTTCCGGAGCACCGCTCGATAACCTGCATCAGACCTGCCGCGAAGTGCACAGCCATCTGGCCCAGTTGCGCGAAGTTGCAGATCCGCTCGGCATCGGTTTTCTTGGCTTGGGCGTGTCTCCCAAGTGGCATCTTGATGACGTGCCGGTCATGCCCAAGAGCCGCTATGGCATCATGATGAACTATATGCCCAAGGTCGGTAGCCGCGGGCTGGACATGATGTTCCGGTCCTGTACGGTTCAGGTCAATCTGGATTTCTCAAGTGAAGCGGACATGGTGCAGAAAATGCGCGTCGGCCTTGCCTTGCAGCCGATCGCAACGGCTCTGTTCGCCAATTCACCTTTCGTGGATGGTCACAAAAACGGTTACCAGTCCATGCGTGGTGCGATCTGGCACGATACCGACAAGGACCGTACCGGCATGCTGCCTTTTGTCTTTGAAGAAGGCTTCGGCTATGAGCAATATGTCGACTGGGTGCTTGATGTGCCCATGTATTTCATCATTCGTGACCACAAATATTACGACATGACCGGCCTGACCTTCCGTGAATATCTGACGGGCAAACGCAAAGAAGGCATGCCGGATACGGAGCCGACCCTGCAGGATTGGGAAGATCATCTCACCACGGTGTTCCCGGAAGTACGACTCAAGCGCTACATCGAAATGCGTGGTGCCGATGGTGGGCCATGGCGGCGTATTTGCGCGTTGCCGGCCCTCTGGACGGGTCTTCTTTATCATCAGCCATCGCTTGATGCAGCTTGGGATCTGGTAAAGGACTGGACTGCTGAAGAGCGCGACGCCCTGCGCATTGCCGTTGCGACCCAAGGTCTGAAAACGCCGATCCGCAATACAACAGTTTTGGAAATCGCCAAAAAGGTGGTTACGATTGCGCGGCAGGGCCTTGCCGCTCGCGAGCGTTTCAACGGTGCCGGGTTTGACGAAACCCAGTATCTTTCCGCGCTGGAGGAAACCGTTACCCTGGGTCTTACTCCGGCCGATCAGCTGCTTATGCGCTTCAACAATGAATGGGGCGGCAACATCAACCGGGTCTTTGAAGATTTCGCCTACTGA
- a CDS encoding DMT family transporter: MTQSTTNKTGFEGDNPVLGISLMAFFCMFIPFGDALMKLLGNSVPLMTLLLVRFIMQIAMMGTLMLIQRGGIAHLFRMSRYVFVRLVVRAIVQIAGIGSVFIGLKYLPVADNTAICFVYPLLMLIIGHLVMKEQVGPHRIFAAIVGFVGTLLVVQPNFMAVGANAFWPLLVAVTFVVVMMVTRQVSREIDPVSIQVMTGLFATVILALLFALFGRSDYAFFDMAWPKNEDWWLLIAAGVVGSLGHLTLAFAVRYAPSSSLAPMQYLEIPFATLIGWMIFGDLPNTLAAWGIAITVASGLYIVERERKAHKRNRKVSASELTADEPV, encoded by the coding sequence ATGACACAGAGCACCACCAACAAAACAGGCTTTGAGGGAGATAATCCGGTTCTCGGTATCTCGCTGATGGCGTTCTTTTGCATGTTCATCCCTTTCGGCGACGCCCTGATGAAGCTGCTCGGCAATAGCGTGCCCTTGATGACTTTGCTGCTGGTGCGCTTCATCATGCAAATCGCCATGATGGGGACCCTCATGCTCATTCAGCGTGGCGGGATTGCGCATTTGTTTCGCATGTCGCGGTACGTTTTTGTTCGCCTTGTCGTCCGGGCGATTGTCCAGATCGCGGGCATCGGCTCTGTCTTCATCGGGCTGAAATATCTCCCTGTTGCCGACAATACGGCGATTTGCTTTGTCTATCCGCTTCTCATGCTGATCATCGGTCATCTGGTGATGAAGGAGCAGGTTGGCCCGCACCGCATTTTTGCTGCTATCGTGGGCTTTGTTGGAACCTTGCTGGTTGTTCAACCCAATTTCATGGCGGTCGGTGCAAATGCCTTCTGGCCATTGCTGGTCGCAGTGACATTTGTGGTGGTCATGATGGTGACACGGCAGGTGAGCCGCGAGATTGATCCGGTTTCCATTCAGGTCATGACGGGCCTTTTTGCGACGGTCATTCTGGCCCTGTTATTTGCTCTGTTCGGGCGGAGCGATTATGCCTTCTTTGATATGGCATGGCCCAAAAATGAAGATTGGTGGCTCCTCATTGCTGCTGGCGTTGTCGGTAGCCTCGGCCACCTGACCCTTGCCTTTGCGGTTCGTTATGCGCCGTCGAGTTCGCTGGCTCCCATGCAATATCTCGAAATTCCCTTCGCCACGCTGATTGGATGGATGATTTTTGGCGATCTGCCCAACACGCTGGCCGCCTGGGGTATCGCGATCACCGTCGCATCAGGGCTCTATATCGTTGAACGTGAGCGCAAAGCTCACAAAAGAAACCGAAAAGTGAGCGCTTCGGAACTTACTGCAGATGAGCCGGTTTGA
- a CDS encoding LysE family translocator, with the protein MSAEAWGLFLFACLMLNVAPGPDLIFILSRTLAHGRKIGFAASVGVCSGALVHVMAAALGVSAILATSATAFMLVKYIGAAYLVWLGIKGLLSRDSVLPIEGKKKAGVTVWSVYRQGVLVDVLNPKAALFFMAFLPQFIPHDGSLSAHQILFDTILLGVTVIVMGLAVEAVYILMAAPLGSYLRRNKSVARWIDRTVGSLLIGLGAKLALTE; encoded by the coding sequence ATGTCTGCAGAGGCTTGGGGCCTGTTTCTTTTCGCTTGCCTGATGCTCAATGTTGCTCCGGGGCCGGATCTCATTTTCATTCTCTCACGCACATTGGCTCATGGGCGCAAGATCGGATTTGCAGCTTCGGTCGGCGTGTGCTCTGGCGCTTTGGTCCATGTCATGGCCGCCGCACTTGGCGTTTCGGCCATTCTGGCGACCTCTGCAACCGCCTTCATGCTGGTTAAATATATCGGTGCCGCCTATCTTGTTTGGCTTGGTATCAAGGGATTGTTGAGCAGAGATAGCGTGTTGCCGATAGAGGGCAAGAAGAAAGCAGGGGTAACGGTGTGGTCTGTCTATCGTCAGGGCGTGCTGGTAGACGTATTGAACCCCAAGGCGGCCCTGTTCTTCATGGCATTCCTGCCCCAGTTCATTCCCCATGACGGATCTCTCAGCGCCCATCAGATCTTGTTTGATACAATCCTTCTGGGTGTAACAGTCATCGTTATGGGGCTTGCAGTAGAGGCCGTTTACATTTTGATGGCAGCGCCGCTAGGCTCCTATTTGCGCCGTAACAAATCGGTTGCCCGATGGATAGATCGGACTGTCGGAAGCTTGCTCATTGGCCTTGGGGCCAAGTTGGCGCTTACCGAGTAA
- a CDS encoding methyl-accepting chemotaxis protein has protein sequence MFQNALSLRGKIVFQLCLVMVILAGSIGYNSYQLISQKPTLDKAHEQAVLVLEEAIPLLITVEQIKFHVVQVQQWLTDISATRGLDGLNDGFDEAENHAKAFYQKVADAQRYSASLKLSSFKAALSQIEKDFPPYYETGKRMAEAYVAEGPSGGNKLMGEFDTVAARISESVDTLVEEVTDTSSPVNALIRGVDEATKSGMEANQRSLNVTLMMGAVGLIIALIGATFVFLFIRREFNCLLTDVKIVVSEDEGRPFCINPERKDEFGTIAKALQHFRGVLADQKRAQQKRVEKREQEAAKRAKLDEAVMSFSQTIKSIVEKVFEASDQLNKTASTMSKSVEKTANQLGNVNQSSRLMSSNVQSSAEAVQSLDQSIADIQHRATLTAHSANSAVSVVSQTSAHVGQLASSAQAIGEVSKLISDIAEQTNLLALNATIESARAGEAGKGFAVVANEVKALAMQTGKATEQITNQIEDIRKATKQAELSIEEVGAIIEELRQASSGIEDAIEQQGKMSRQIAKNMQTVSEKAGEMSESVDGVETSSKSVDNASSDVMSAAEGLNNQANSLKSEVSRFISALQAS, from the coding sequence ATGTTCCAAAACGCATTGTCTTTACGTGGCAAGATTGTCTTCCAGCTTTGTCTGGTTATGGTCATTCTGGCCGGTTCAATCGGCTATAACAGCTATCAGCTGATTAGCCAGAAACCGACTCTCGACAAAGCGCACGAACAAGCCGTTCTTGTTTTGGAAGAAGCTATTCCTCTGCTTATCACTGTCGAACAGATCAAGTTTCACGTTGTTCAGGTTCAGCAATGGCTGACCGATATCTCTGCAACGCGCGGGTTGGATGGGCTCAACGATGGCTTTGACGAAGCCGAAAACCACGCCAAGGCCTTTTACCAAAAGGTTGCCGATGCCCAGCGTTATTCTGCCAGTTTGAAGCTGTCCAGCTTCAAGGCTGCCCTTTCGCAGATCGAAAAGGACTTTCCGCCATATTATGAAACCGGCAAACGCATGGCTGAGGCCTATGTGGCTGAAGGGCCTTCCGGTGGCAACAAGCTCATGGGAGAATTTGACACCGTTGCTGCTCGCATTTCCGAAAGCGTCGATACGCTCGTAGAGGAGGTGACTGACACCTCCAGTCCGGTCAATGCCCTTATAAGGGGTGTTGATGAAGCAACAAAATCCGGCATGGAAGCCAATCAGCGCTCGTTGAATGTGACGCTCATGATGGGTGCGGTAGGCCTCATCATTGCGTTGATCGGAGCAACCTTTGTTTTTCTGTTCATCCGCCGTGAGTTCAACTGCCTGTTGACTGATGTAAAAATCGTGGTCAGTGAAGACGAAGGCCGTCCTTTTTGCATCAATCCGGAGCGTAAGGATGAGTTCGGCACCATCGCCAAGGCTTTGCAGCATTTCCGCGGTGTTTTGGCCGATCAGAAACGGGCACAGCAAAAACGAGTGGAGAAACGCGAGCAGGAAGCAGCCAAACGCGCCAAGCTGGATGAAGCCGTCATGTCCTTTTCCCAAACGATCAAATCGATTGTCGAAAAGGTTTTTGAGGCATCCGATCAGCTGAACAAGACCGCATCGACCATGAGCAAGAGCGTCGAAAAAACGGCCAACCAGCTCGGCAACGTCAATCAGTCTTCGCGGCTCATGTCATCCAATGTTCAGTCCAGCGCGGAGGCCGTTCAATCGCTTGACCAATCCATCGCGGACATTCAGCACCGCGCAACGCTAACCGCGCATTCGGCCAACAGCGCCGTTTCGGTGGTTTCCCAAACCTCGGCGCATGTGGGGCAGTTGGCCAGCTCTGCGCAGGCAATCGGCGAGGTCAGCAAGCTCATTTCCGATATCGCCGAGCAAACCAATCTCCTGGCCCTCAATGCGACAATCGAGTCCGCACGCGCCGGGGAAGCGGGCAAGGGCTTTGCCGTGGTGGCAAACGAGGTCAAGGCACTCGCCATGCAGACCGGCAAGGCAACCGAGCAGATCACGAACCAGATTGAGGACATTCGCAAGGCAACCAAACAGGCCGAGCTGTCCATTGAAGAAGTCGGAGCGATCATCGAGGAATTGCGCCAGGCATCAAGCGGCATCGAGGATGCTATTGAGCAACAGGGTAAAATGTCCCGTCAGATTGCCAAGAATATGCAGACCGTATCCGAGAAAGCGGGTGAGATGTCTGAAAGCGTGGATGGCGTAGAAACCTCATCCAAGTCTGTCGATAACGCTTCCTCCGACGTGATGAGTGCTGCCGAAGGGTTAAACAATCAGGCCAACAGCCTCAAGAGCGAAGTAAGCCGCTTCATTTCAGCTTTGCAGGCATCGTAA
- a CDS encoding 16S rRNA (uracil(1498)-N(3))-methyltransferase codes for MSHYDFKSQRLWVEQDIAERIAIPCERAQANYLLNVLRMQEGDEMLIFNGRHGEWKVEVRPMGRKKCALIPLEQVRPQPDPDASDLHYLFAPLKSARIDYMAQKAVEMGVSMLRPVFTQHTQERRPKLDKMRMNVIEAAEQCGILAIPEVTEPVTITKLLETWEATQEGRHIIFCDEGELGKDPLSILDTIRGDGNAVPPLAVLIGPEGGFSAEEREMLRASSFVTAIPLGPRILRADTAAVAALAIVQAVLGDWKE; via the coding sequence ATGTCCCATTATGATTTCAAGAGCCAGCGCCTTTGGGTAGAACAGGATATTGCCGAGCGCATTGCCATTCCGTGCGAAAGAGCTCAGGCAAACTACCTGCTCAACGTCTTGCGGATGCAGGAAGGTGACGAGATGCTCATCTTCAACGGCAGACACGGCGAATGGAAAGTGGAAGTGCGTCCCATGGGTCGCAAGAAGTGCGCCCTCATTCCTCTCGAACAAGTGCGCCCTCAGCCGGATCCGGACGCCAGTGATTTGCACTATCTGTTTGCGCCGCTGAAATCAGCCCGCATCGACTATATGGCGCAAAAGGCGGTCGAGATGGGTGTCAGCATGTTACGCCCGGTCTTCACCCAGCATACACAGGAACGTCGCCCCAAGCTCGACAAGATGCGGATGAATGTCATCGAAGCGGCTGAACAATGCGGTATCCTTGCCATCCCTGAAGTAACCGAGCCGGTTACGATCACCAAACTGCTTGAAACATGGGAAGCGACCCAAGAAGGTCGGCACATCATCTTTTGCGATGAGGGAGAATTGGGCAAGGATCCGCTTTCGATTCTTGATACCATTCGGGGGGATGGCAACGCGGTCCCTCCGCTGGCCGTGTTGATTGGCCCCGAGGGCGGATTCTCGGCTGAGGAACGCGAGATGCTGCGTGCATCCTCTTTTGTAACGGCCATTCCTCTTGGCCCGCGCATATTGCGCGCCGACACCGCCGCAGTTGCCGCATTGGCTATTGTGCAGGCTGTCTTGGGCGACTGGAAAGAGTAG
- the xseA gene encoding exodeoxyribonuclease VII large subunit yields the protein MVSRAPSNATEFTVSEISFAVKASIEDQFGYVRVRGELGRVSRPASGHIYLDLKDEKSVLSGIIWRGAASKLAVKPEQGLEVVATGKLTTFPGQSKYQMVIDHMEPAGAGALMALLEERKKKLAAEGLFAQERKKPLPHLPTVIGVVTSPTGAVIRDILHRVRDRFPVHVIVWPVRVQGESCAEEVAAGVRGFNAIAPGGPIPRPDLLIVARGGGSLEDLWGFNEEAPARAVAESDIPVISAVGHETDVTLIDYVADLRAPTPTGAAEVALPVRSELVATLGDLHLRQYGAVARMMDRRRSDLRSASRALPQPRDILALARQRFDMASGRLEQGLITSTQVRRSRLDVAAGRLRPTLVTERLKGQKERLGDRADRLQKSLAVATQSKRAQFSGTAIRLRGELVTGRISLQSERLSDRAARLNRVSLLTVEQKRKQLDAASRLLESLSHKGVLKRGFALVRDRNGNLIRRADEINPGSPLSLSFADGSINATASLIDSYEPGPVSLGQSSSGSKEDPVEPNEATSETDTSEAASSGIMSAKAISAEDIEAHLRSIAGKRARKRVAKAKDIPVESLPEAEAPTKAPDEKSVEDEILIEDDMPVEKVVAKVLSEDASAERLEKATAKLTEAIEREILARLAEQDMQQEPKKPARARKSKKPSKSGDDDAQGSLF from the coding sequence ATGGTCTCGCGCGCCCCCAGCAATGCAACCGAATTTACCGTCTCGGAAATATCCTTCGCGGTGAAAGCCTCCATAGAGGATCAATTCGGCTATGTGCGCGTACGTGGAGAACTGGGACGGGTCTCGCGGCCTGCATCGGGCCATATCTATCTTGATCTGAAAGACGAAAAGTCGGTGCTCTCTGGCATCATCTGGCGGGGTGCAGCCAGCAAGTTGGCTGTCAAGCCGGAACAAGGGCTTGAAGTCGTCGCCACAGGCAAGCTGACAACATTTCCCGGCCAATCCAAATATCAGATGGTGATTGATCATATGGAACCCGCTGGCGCGGGAGCCCTGATGGCACTTTTGGAAGAGCGCAAGAAAAAGCTTGCTGCCGAGGGGCTGTTTGCTCAAGAGCGCAAAAAGCCCCTGCCGCATCTGCCAACCGTCATTGGCGTTGTGACTTCCCCGACAGGTGCAGTCATTCGCGATATTCTTCATCGGGTGCGCGACCGCTTTCCGGTGCATGTGATCGTCTGGCCTGTGCGGGTTCAGGGGGAGAGCTGCGCAGAAGAGGTTGCAGCAGGTGTGCGCGGCTTCAACGCCATTGCGCCGGGCGGACCGATCCCGCGCCCGGACCTGCTGATTGTTGCCCGTGGCGGCGGCAGCCTTGAAGATCTATGGGGCTTTAACGAAGAAGCCCCCGCACGCGCAGTGGCAGAAAGTGACATCCCGGTCATTTCCGCTGTTGGCCACGAAACGGACGTCACACTGATCGACTATGTCGCCGACCTGCGAGCGCCAACGCCGACAGGCGCTGCCGAAGTTGCCTTGCCGGTTCGCTCGGAGCTGGTGGCAACGCTTGGAGATCTGCATTTACGCCAATATGGTGCCGTCGCTCGCATGATGGATCGACGCCGGTCTGACTTGCGCTCTGCATCTCGCGCTTTGCCGCAACCAAGGGACATTTTGGCCTTGGCCCGCCAGCGCTTTGATATGGCGTCTGGCCGTCTGGAACAGGGGCTGATTACGTCCACTCAGGTACGCCGGTCGCGCCTTGACGTTGCAGCCGGTCGTCTGCGCCCTACTCTGGTCACGGAAAGACTGAAGGGACAGAAAGAGCGGCTTGGAGACCGTGCGGATCGTCTGCAAAAGAGCCTTGCGGTTGCCACCCAGAGCAAACGCGCCCAGTTTTCAGGCACAGCCATCCGCTTGCGCGGTGAGCTTGTGACCGGTCGTATCTCTTTGCAAAGTGAGCGTCTTTCGGATCGAGCAGCCCGGCTTAATCGCGTATCCCTGCTCACCGTCGAGCAAAAACGCAAGCAGCTTGATGCAGCCAGCCGCCTTTTGGAAAGCTTGTCGCACAAGGGCGTGCTCAAACGCGGCTTTGCATTGGTGCGCGACCGGAACGGCAACCTGATCCGGCGGGCAGACGAAATCAATCCGGGTTCTCCGCTCAGCCTCAGCTTTGCAGATGGCTCCATCAACGCCACAGCCTCGCTCATCGATAGCTACGAGCCCGGCCCCGTTTCATTGGGCCAGTCTTCATCAGGAAGCAAAGAGGATCCGGTCGAACCAAACGAAGCAACAAGTGAAACAGATACTTCCGAAGCGGCCTCTTCCGGCATCATGAGCGCGAAAGCCATTTCAGCAGAAGATATCGAGGCCCATTTGCGCTCCATCGCCGGCAAGCGAGCCCGCAAGCGCGTTGCCAAGGCCAAGGATATTCCGGTTGAAAGCCTGCCGGAAGCAGAGGCTCCAACCAAGGCCCCAGACGAAAAATCAGTCGAAGACGAGATATTGATCGAAGACGACATGCCAGTCGAGAAGGTCGTGGCCAAAGTGCTGTCTGAGGATGCTTCCGCCGAGCGTCTTGAAAAGGCAACGGCCAAGCTGACCGAAGCCATAGAGCGTGAGATTCTGGCGCGTCTTGCAGAACAGGACATGCAGCAAGAACCGAAAAAGCCTGCCCGCGCGCGCAAGAGCAAGAAGCCGAGCAAAAGCGGCGATGATGACGCTCAGGGTAGCCTGTTCTAG
- a CDS encoding peroxiredoxin → MIKVGDKLPESTFMVMGDNGKETRTVSELCAGRKVVIFGVPGAFTPTCHLNHLPGYINTIDGIHALGVDEVAVVAVNDVYVMDAWAKASGGKGQVTFLADGSAKFAKATGLELDATEGGMGIRFQRFSMIVEDGTVTQLNIEENPGEVDTSGAACIISQLKGK, encoded by the coding sequence ATGATTAAAGTTGGCGATAAACTTCCAGAATCCACATTCATGGTCATGGGAGACAATGGCAAAGAGACACGTACTGTGTCTGAACTCTGCGCAGGCCGCAAGGTTGTGATTTTTGGCGTTCCGGGCGCCTTCACCCCGACATGCCATCTCAACCATTTGCCCGGCTATATCAATACGATCGACGGAATTCACGCTTTGGGCGTTGATGAAGTCGCTGTTGTGGCTGTTAACGACGTATATGTCATGGACGCCTGGGCAAAAGCCAGCGGTGGCAAAGGGCAGGTGACTTTCCTTGCTGATGGCAGTGCCAAATTTGCAAAGGCCACCGGTTTGGAGCTGGACGCAACCGAGGGCGGAATGGGCATTCGCTTCCAGCGTTTCTCCATGATCGTGGAAGATGGCACGGTAACCCAGCTGAACATCGAGGAAAATCCGGGCGAAGTCGACACCAGCGGTGCCGCTTGCATCATTTCTCAGCTTAAAGGCAAATAG
- a CDS encoding protein-disulfide reductase DsbD domain-containing protein: MKLLNLPDKIFKNAFCVALVSLVLVLFSGYSAFAEATPWQETEGGRMRLVSAGMTDGRLKAGLEIQLDEGWKTYWKVPGDSGLPPSFDTDASRNAAKIETLWPVPHRIKAGGTEVLGYKDGIIFPFLITPKDAAQSVTLDLAAQVGLCAQLCVPLYAEFSLDIPAGGAHDLAVELLIDRDIALVPLAPSDKFGITDIQYDKTDDGQKRLIINALIPDGYGKKDLFVEAPEGWFLPLTSHMENNVGEQEQFSLRLDGLPENTSTVGKKLTFTLTNGDEAVVETRALEK, translated from the coding sequence ATGAAGTTGTTGAATTTACCAGATAAAATTTTCAAGAATGCGTTCTGCGTCGCACTTGTCAGCCTTGTTCTGGTGCTGTTTAGCGGATATTCCGCTTTTGCGGAGGCAACCCCTTGGCAGGAAACTGAAGGCGGGCGTATGCGTTTGGTGAGCGCCGGGATGACAGATGGTCGCCTCAAGGCCGGACTTGAAATCCAATTGGATGAAGGGTGGAAAACCTACTGGAAAGTGCCCGGGGATTCTGGGCTGCCGCCATCTTTTGACACAGATGCATCCCGGAATGCTGCGAAAATCGAAACCTTGTGGCCCGTCCCTCATCGCATAAAGGCGGGCGGCACCGAAGTTCTTGGCTATAAAGACGGGATTATTTTCCCCTTCCTGATAACCCCGAAAGATGCTGCTCAGTCTGTAACCCTGGATCTGGCCGCGCAAGTGGGCCTCTGTGCCCAGCTATGTGTGCCCCTTTATGCAGAATTTTCTCTGGATATTCCCGCTGGCGGCGCTCATGATCTGGCGGTCGAATTGCTGATTGATCGGGACATAGCGCTTGTTCCCCTAGCGCCGAGCGATAAATTCGGCATAACCGACATTCAATATGACAAAACGGATGATGGACAAAAGCGCCTGATCATCAACGCGCTTATTCCCGATGGATATGGCAAAAAAGATCTGTTCGTAGAAGCGCCAGAGGGTTGGTTTTTGCCTCTGACTTCCCATATGGAAAACAACGTAGGCGAGCAAGAGCAATTCTCTTTGCGCCTCGACGGTTTGCCTGAGAATACATCAACTGTAGGCAAAAAACTGACATTCACTTTGACGAACGGTGATGAGGCGGTCGTTGAAACGAGAGCTCTTGAGAAATAG